A single genomic interval of Arachis duranensis cultivar V14167 chromosome 7, aradu.V14167.gnm2.J7QH, whole genome shotgun sequence harbors:
- the LOC107458363 gene encoding glutathione S-transferase T2-like, with the protein MTRGVVACKKRWYKINKAVAQFAGCYDQASRNIRSGSNADDIKELAYKIYSINYGQKFTFERHWNMLQLEQKWRSQLPIQSGGSKRTKVSATGAYSSSSNPEIPLADEPGVDSPVHPQGSKKSKRKGKGKAQMSEDFSEKKSSVVKKLSLMEDIKNVREKELIDREKEREEEREHRAKIMAIKKNELQIQAAIKEQELQTQRYIKEMEINAKERKMERMAKEREREMDMQIPNADTSTMSEK; encoded by the coding sequence ATGACAAGGGGGGTTGTTGCATGTAAGAAACGATGGTATAAGATCAACAAGGCTGTTGCACAATTTGCTGGTTGCTACGATCAAGCTAGTCGAAACATAAGGAGTGGTTCAAACGCTGATGATATAAAGGAGTTGGCCTATAAAATTTATTCCATAAATTACGGTCAAAAATTCACTTTTGAGAGGCATTGGAACATGCTTCAGTTGGAGCAAAAATGGAGAAGCCAACTACCTATACAGAGTGGCGGCTCGAAGAGAACCAAGGTTAGTGCAACGGGAGCATACTCATCCTCATCAAACCCAGAAATACCGTTGGCTGACGAACCCGGTGTGGACTCTCCCGTTCACCCACAaggatcaaagaagagcaagcgAAAAGGTAAGGGAAAAGCACAAATGTCTGAAGATTTTAGCGAAAAGAAATCATCggttgttaaaaaattatctctcatggaagatatTAAGAATGTTAGAGAAAAGGAACTAATAGatagggaaaaagaaagagaagaggagagGGAACATAGAGCAAAGATTATGGCAATAAAAAAGAATGAGTTACAAATTCAAGCCgcaataaaagaacaagaattacaaACTCAGAGGTATATTAAAGAAATGGAGATAaatgcaaaagaaaggaaaatggaAAGGATGGCCaaggaaagggaaagggaaatGGATATGCAAATACCTAATGCTGACACGTCTACAATGAGTGAAAAATGA